Proteins from one Streptosporangium becharense genomic window:
- a CDS encoding tyrosine-protein phosphatase, with translation MRHIEFARLHNFRDVGGYRTDDGRRVRWRRLYRSDSLHRLADDDLDRYHALGIRTVIDLRHPDEVEFRGRAPHGPGYHNLPLEHRRWNVRDDYRPDAGIARFFADRYREVSQDGRAEIRSALEVIADAGNAPVVIHCAAGKDRTGVLTALVLRLLGVAEEDVIADYALTGRATPRFLAYWEQEHPGEPPPWPGFGRAPAEAMRLFLAELGPVRDYCLRTIGLDRLAISALREHLLENPDIHQISG, from the coding sequence ATGCGGCATATCGAGTTCGCCCGGCTGCACAACTTCCGTGACGTGGGCGGGTACCGCACCGACGACGGCAGGCGGGTGCGGTGGCGGCGGCTCTACCGCTCCGACTCGTTGCACCGGCTCGCCGACGACGACCTCGACCGCTACCACGCGCTCGGCATCCGGACGGTCATCGACCTGCGCCACCCCGACGAGGTCGAGTTCAGGGGCCGGGCACCGCACGGGCCCGGCTACCACAACCTGCCGCTCGAGCACCGGCGCTGGAACGTCAGGGACGACTACCGACCCGACGCCGGGATCGCCCGGTTCTTCGCCGACCGCTACCGCGAGGTGTCCCAGGACGGCCGGGCCGAGATCAGGAGCGCGCTGGAGGTGATCGCCGACGCCGGGAACGCGCCCGTGGTGATCCACTGCGCGGCGGGCAAGGACCGCACGGGGGTGCTCACCGCGCTGGTCCTGCGGCTGCTCGGAGTGGCCGAGGAGGACGTGATCGCCGACTACGCCCTGACCGGTCGGGCGACACCGCGGTTTCTCGCCTACTGGGAGCAGGAGCACCCCGGCGAGCCGCCGCCGTGGCCGGGTTTCGGCCGGGCGCCCGCCGAGGCGATGCGGCTGTTCCTGGCTGAGCTCGGGCCGGTGCGCGACTACTGCCTGCGGACCATCGGGCTCGACCGGCTCGCCATAAGCGCCTTGCGGGAACACCTTTTGGAAAACCCCGATATTCACCAGATCTCCGGGTAA
- a CDS encoding SURF1 family cytochrome oxidase biogenesis protein: MPTLEYVYRFLLTPRWLALHVVVLLVIPAFVLLGQWQFGRYEERSTSSHQITANLAAAPVPAQTLTSPGGTIRDQDKYRIVTVTGTFDSGAQLLVRRRTQDRAVGFYVLTPLKTADGTGVLVNRGWVRAGATADALPEVPPPTSGEVSVTGRLRASETEETSGIRDRAGLPAGQVLLINTEAIGRTLPYRLLGGYVELTSQSPEAAAVPAPVPAPDVGGGGGLNLAYGVQWWLFIGIAIGGWFLLIRREAADRRAAAEAGPVRPPVAKDAAKDDAGTPKDAAEDDAGTPEDTAKDAPGDASEDTADAVPAREAGAPARGSEVPVRAEVPARDTEQAGT, from the coding sequence GTGCCTACCCTGGAGTACGTGTACCGGTTCCTGCTGACTCCCCGATGGCTGGCCCTCCACGTGGTGGTGCTGCTGGTCATCCCCGCTTTCGTGCTGCTCGGACAGTGGCAGTTCGGGCGGTACGAGGAGCGGTCCACCAGCAGTCACCAGATCACCGCCAACCTGGCCGCCGCCCCCGTCCCCGCACAGACCCTCACCTCGCCCGGCGGAACCATCCGCGACCAGGACAAATACCGCATCGTCACGGTGACCGGCACGTTCGACTCGGGTGCCCAACTCCTGGTCCGCCGCCGGACCCAGGACCGGGCGGTCGGCTTCTACGTGCTCACCCCGCTGAAGACGGCGGACGGCACCGGCGTGCTGGTCAACCGGGGGTGGGTCAGGGCGGGTGCGACGGCCGACGCCCTCCCCGAGGTCCCGCCGCCGACTTCGGGTGAGGTGAGTGTCACCGGAAGGCTACGTGCCAGCGAGACCGAGGAGACCTCGGGCATCCGTGACCGGGCGGGCCTGCCCGCGGGCCAGGTCCTGCTGATCAACACCGAGGCCATCGGGCGGACCCTGCCGTACAGGCTCCTCGGCGGTTACGTGGAACTGACCTCCCAGTCGCCCGAGGCCGCCGCCGTGCCCGCCCCCGTCCCCGCCCCGGACGTCGGCGGCGGCGGGGGACTCAACCTGGCGTACGGCGTGCAGTGGTGGCTGTTCATCGGGATCGCGATCGGCGGCTGGTTCCTGCTGATCCGCCGCGAGGCCGCCGACCGCAGGGCCGCGGCCGAGGCAGGGCCCGTCCGGCCGCCCGTCGCGAAGGACGCCGCGAAGGACGACGCGGGCACCCCGAAGGACGCCGCGGAGGACGACGCGGGCACCCCGGAGGACACCGCGAAGGACGCCCCCGGGGACGCCTCGGAAGACACCGCGGACGCCGTCCCGGCGCGAGAGGCCGGTGCTCCGGCGCGAGGATCCGAGGTCCCGGTACGGGCCGAGGTTCCGGCGCGCGACACCGAGCAGGCCGGAACCTGA
- a CDS encoding VC0807 family protein has translation MTVLTSTSPAPVELPPLKAMLRHAAPRVLEGMFLPVAVFYVALLFTGEVGAVFVTLAWVYAGVAWRLVRRREVPGTMILAAVMATVRVALVVVTGNPILFFLQPCLGVFCASMGFLLTAPLRRPLAQRVATDLVPLPGHVQEHPRMRRFFRWQSVLWGCAQLLNAGLSIWLLFTQTLETFLLVRTSAVAVLLGGAALVSVLSFRRCLRRLRVPAAG, from the coding sequence ATGACTGTCCTCACGTCCACCTCTCCGGCTCCGGTCGAACTCCCTCCTCTCAAGGCGATGCTGCGCCATGCCGCCCCCCGGGTGCTGGAGGGCATGTTCCTGCCGGTCGCCGTCTTCTACGTCGCACTTCTCTTCACCGGCGAGGTCGGCGCGGTGTTCGTGACGCTGGCGTGGGTCTACGCCGGTGTCGCCTGGCGGCTGGTCCGCCGCAGGGAGGTGCCCGGCACGATGATCCTGGCGGCGGTGATGGCCACCGTCAGGGTCGCGCTGGTCGTGGTGACGGGGAATCCGATCCTCTTCTTCCTCCAGCCCTGCCTCGGGGTGTTCTGCGCGAGCATGGGGTTCCTGCTCACCGCGCCGCTGCGGCGGCCGCTGGCGCAGCGGGTGGCGACCGACCTCGTGCCGCTCCCCGGCCACGTGCAGGAGCACCCGCGGATGCGCCGCTTCTTCCGGTGGCAGTCGGTGCTGTGGGGGTGCGCGCAGTTGCTGAACGCGGGGCTGAGCATCTGGCTGCTGTTCACCCAGACCCTGGAGACCTTCCTTCTCGTGCGGACCTCGGCCGTCGCGGTGCTGCTCGGCGGGGCCGCGCTGGTCTCGGTGCTCAGCTTCCGGCGGTGCCTGCGCCGGCTGCGCGTTCCGGCGGCGGGCTGA
- a CDS encoding winged helix-turn-helix transcriptional regulator — translation MSEAPRGNLPFRVDNCSIERALGVVGEKWTFLVLREAFAGVRRFADMQAATGAPRQVLSARLTRLVDEGLLRKVPYREPGQRQRDEYRLTQMGVDLYPALVALMHWGDRYLSDREGPPVHLTHRGCGALIEQRFRCAAGHEVAGPREVTPVAGPGAPAARGAAGTGRPAVPAAVSPPPERAAGAGTAGS, via the coding sequence ATGAGTGAGGCGCCCCGCGGCAACCTGCCCTTCCGGGTGGACAACTGCTCCATCGAGCGTGCACTGGGCGTCGTCGGTGAGAAATGGACGTTCCTGGTCCTGCGCGAGGCGTTCGCCGGGGTGCGCCGCTTCGCCGACATGCAGGCGGCCACCGGGGCGCCCCGCCAGGTGCTCAGCGCCCGCCTGACCCGGCTGGTGGACGAGGGCCTGCTGCGCAAGGTCCCCTACCGTGAGCCCGGCCAGCGGCAGCGCGACGAGTATCGCCTGACCCAGATGGGCGTCGACCTCTATCCGGCCCTGGTCGCCCTGATGCACTGGGGCGACCGGTATCTCAGCGACCGCGAGGGCCCGCCGGTGCACCTCACCCACCGGGGTTGCGGCGCCCTGATCGAGCAGCGTTTCCGCTGCGCCGCCGGACACGAGGTCGCCGGGCCCCGCGAGGTCACCCCGGTCGCCGGGCCCGGAGCACCCGCCGCCCGCGGCGCCGCGGGCACCGGCCGCCCGGCCGTTCCGGCGGCCGTCAGCCCGCCGCCGGAACGCGCAGCCGGCGCAGGCACCGCCGGAAGCTGA
- a CDS encoding GNAT family N-acetyltransferase, translating to MPAGVLGVPADTVRVRPARADDGERVRCFLGGLSPRTRAQRFFTEVGDPGTRLVRSLLAVDEHRDALLAVRGELVVGHAMSHRGQGAAIEIAVVVDDEWQAMGIGSRLVRTLMRRAAARGAATVQMDVLGDNRRVLAIVRRMWPDAVMRASSGAVEVTAAIIR from the coding sequence GTGCCTGCGGGCGTCCTCGGGGTTCCGGCGGACACGGTGCGGGTCCGCCCGGCGCGGGCGGACGACGGAGAGCGGGTCCGGTGCTTCCTCGGCGGCCTGTCCCCGCGCACCCGGGCGCAGCGCTTCTTCACCGAGGTCGGCGACCCGGGTACGCGCCTGGTCCGCAGCCTCCTCGCGGTCGACGAGCACCGTGACGCGCTGCTCGCCGTACGCGGGGAACTGGTCGTGGGGCACGCGATGAGCCATCGGGGGCAGGGGGCCGCCATCGAGATCGCCGTGGTGGTGGACGACGAATGGCAGGCCATGGGGATCGGCTCCCGGCTCGTCCGCACGCTGATGCGCCGGGCGGCGGCTCGAGGCGCCGCGACCGTGCAGATGGACGTGCTGGGGGACAACCGCAGGGTGCTGGCGATAGTGCGCCGGATGTGGCCGGACGCGGTCATGCGGGCCTCGTCGGGTGCGGTCGAGGTGACCGCGGCCATCATCCGCTGA
- a CDS encoding TetR/AcrR family transcriptional regulator: MKTAKNGRDGRTRIVEGALRRFSQDGVSATTLASLRQESGVSVGSFYHHFASKEHVFGVLYAETLHMYQEAFLAELRRHEGAREGIEAIVALHMSWCGEHRERAHLLISERPPRRDEPGGTEVSESRRAFFRQVSDWWRPHMKNGLLQPVHPTMCYVLWLGPANEMCRLWFAGAHQPTTEEITGLCEAAWHSLRQQNP, encoded by the coding sequence GTGAAGACCGCCAAGAACGGACGCGACGGCCGCACCCGGATCGTCGAGGGTGCCCTGCGCCGATTCAGTCAAGACGGTGTGTCGGCCACCACGCTGGCCAGTCTCCGCCAGGAGAGCGGCGTCAGCGTCGGCAGTTTCTACCACCACTTCGCCAGCAAGGAACACGTCTTCGGCGTGCTCTACGCCGAGACCCTGCACATGTACCAGGAGGCGTTCCTCGCCGAGCTGCGGCGCCACGAGGGGGCGAGAGAGGGCATCGAGGCCATCGTCGCCCTGCACATGTCCTGGTGCGGCGAGCACCGGGAGCGGGCCCACCTGCTCATCAGCGAGCGGCCGCCGCGGCGCGACGAACCGGGCGGCACCGAGGTCTCCGAATCTCGCAGGGCGTTCTTCCGGCAGGTCTCCGACTGGTGGCGGCCCCACATGAAGAACGGCCTGCTCCAGCCCGTCCATCCCACGATGTGCTACGTGCTCTGGCTCGGCCCGGCCAACGAGATGTGCCGCCTGTGGTTCGCCGGGGCACACCAGCCCACCACCGAGGAGATCACCGGCCTCTGTGAGGCGGCCTGGCACAGCCTGCGCCAGCAGAATCCCTGA
- a CDS encoding DUF7059 domain-containing protein encodes MNDLLDRLRGILLDTGYTIDGVRERLGAVAAAALSREETVPALRATAGDDPLGLLIRLWWLGAPVPARAAPVGLPVAELAAAGLVAVEDDLVTAAVHLQPWESGGYVVSDRKVRPGDPALRPDHVVGAGGASANLAQLASRRPVGRALDLGTGCGVQVLHLAGRAAEITATDVNPRALELARIGWALSGIEGIDAREGSLFEPVEGERFDLIVSNPPFVISPAGRFTYRESGFSADGFCRDLVRLAPRHLSSGGTCHLLANWLHVRGEDWRDRVGGWLTGTGCDGWVVQRDVQDPAQYVELWLRDAAEQGTPRYRGLYDEWLGWFEAEGVTGVGFGWITLHDSGSLDPVVRVEEYGGQVELPVGEYVDEVLGAVAVAHRMSDAALLASRPVLAAGVLEERIGPPGAEDPARIVLRQTRGLRRSVRVGTVEAALAGVCDGDYPLGPLLDAIAELTGEDPSDLRERAPQALRPLIAEGFFHISTG; translated from the coding sequence GTGAACGATCTGCTGGACCGGCTCAGGGGAATCCTGCTCGACACCGGTTACACCATCGACGGCGTACGTGAGCGTCTCGGCGCCGTCGCCGCCGCGGCGCTCTCCCGCGAGGAGACGGTGCCCGCCCTGCGCGCCACCGCCGGGGACGATCCGCTCGGCCTGCTGATCCGCCTGTGGTGGCTCGGCGCGCCCGTGCCGGCGCGCGCGGCGCCCGTCGGCCTGCCGGTGGCGGAGCTGGCCGCGGCGGGCCTGGTGGCCGTCGAGGACGACCTGGTCACCGCCGCGGTCCACCTGCAACCCTGGGAGAGCGGCGGTTACGTGGTGTCCGACCGCAAGGTCAGGCCCGGCGACCCGGCGCTGCGTCCGGACCACGTCGTCGGCGCGGGCGGGGCCTCGGCGAACCTGGCTCAGCTCGCCTCGCGCCGTCCGGTCGGACGGGCCCTCGACCTGGGCACCGGGTGCGGGGTCCAGGTTCTGCACCTGGCCGGGCGGGCGGCGGAGATCACGGCCACCGACGTGAACCCCCGCGCGCTGGAACTGGCCCGCATCGGCTGGGCGTTGTCCGGGATCGAGGGGATCGACGCGCGCGAGGGCTCGCTGTTCGAACCCGTCGAGGGCGAGCGGTTCGACCTCATCGTCTCCAACCCACCGTTCGTGATCTCCCCCGCGGGCCGTTTCACCTACCGGGAGTCCGGCTTCTCCGCGGACGGCTTCTGCCGCGACCTCGTCCGCCTGGCACCCCGTCACCTGTCCTCCGGCGGCACCTGCCACCTGCTGGCCAACTGGCTGCACGTCCGCGGAGAAGACTGGCGTGACCGGGTCGGCGGGTGGCTGACCGGCACCGGGTGCGACGGCTGGGTGGTCCAGCGCGACGTCCAGGACCCGGCCCAGTACGTCGAGCTCTGGCTGCGGGACGCCGCCGAGCAGGGCACCCCGCGCTACCGCGGGCTCTACGACGAATGGCTGGGCTGGTTCGAGGCGGAGGGCGTCACCGGCGTCGGTTTCGGCTGGATCACCCTGCACGACTCCGGGAGCCTCGACCCCGTCGTGCGGGTGGAGGAGTACGGCGGCCAGGTGGAGCTCCCGGTCGGCGAGTACGTGGACGAGGTGCTCGGCGCGGTCGCCGTGGCGCACCGGATGTCCGACGCGGCGCTGCTGGCGTCCCGGCCGGTGCTCGCGGCGGGAGTGCTGGAGGAGCGGATCGGCCCGCCCGGCGCCGAGGATCCGGCGCGGATCGTGCTGCGGCAGACGAGGGGTCTGCGCCGCAGCGTGCGGGTCGGGACCGTGGAGGCCGCCCTGGCGGGGGTCTGCGACGGCGACTATCCACTGGGCCCGCTCCTCGACGCGATCGCGGAGCTCACCGGGGAAGACCCTTCTGACCTGCGGGAAAGGGCACCGCAGGCGCTTCGTCCACTGATCGCCGAAGGGTTTTTCCACATATCCACAGGGTGA
- a CDS encoding AfsR/SARP family transcriptional regulator: MAVQGSEDGLRFAVLGPVQAWRDGIELDLGTPLQRSILTMLLLREGRAVTPAEMIDSIWGDDAPPRALGALRTYVSRLRAVLEPDRSPRARPQLLTSVGRGYALRLDGDALDLVRFERGVRESEAARREGDPARAAESLRASLRLWRGDPLAGAVGPYTEHQRGRLAERRMSVVEVLMDLDLELGRHADVLSELIALSAEHPLRERLRAQLMLAYYRCGRKAEALAAFADTRATLVEELGIEPGPDLTSLHRRILTGDPSLTPAALPARSVPARAPVPVRAATGRATGPGTAGGAGVRATAEGTGTSAASGGTTPPELPRPAQLPAAVNDFTGRRRIVTRLRTLLSGGDGTEGVPVAAISGIGGVGKTALAVHVAHAMQDSFPDGQLYADLRGYGAEPAAPESVLAAFLRGLGLPADAVPDGLAERSALFRSLLADRRMLVLLDNARDAAQVGHLLPGSTGCAAVVTSRGKLADLAAARLFDLDVMEPDEALALFGTVAGNERVSAERPAAMDAVAACGFLPLAVRIVAARLAARPSWTVASLVLRLADERRRLDELRVGDLAVEATFALGYGQLGPAQARAFRLLSLPDGPDISVEAAAALLALDPVETEDVLESLVDASLLEAPAPGRYRFHDLLRLFARRTAERAENTAAAGGEGAAASRRLLDFYLASARSAHRLAYEGSTIADRIETTATGRAFTSADEAMAWLSVEAESLFASVFRATSAGDPGWLLPGADLLLAMEPLLESGSHVREFESRTREMLAAARRLGSVSGELRCRYVLGRVLFGANRLAEAEDEFRTALELSSLGDRVVAGELLNALAVVSGRRRRHAEALAWFEAAREAFRETGAQGGEALTLSYSARDHLFLGQAEEAIAAAEQGLALFIEMGSSAGTARARYHLGMILSRVGRLNEAVHHHAECLAFFRAGNQRVWEQRVCSRLAETFIHAGRFPDATRHAEEALAVSREIGHPYGEAQALAVLGRALAGLGSAGRSRVCLERAHGIFRALGAPEADDLRALLDRDQTGD, encoded by the coding sequence ATGGCTGTTCAGGGCAGCGAAGACGGGTTGCGCTTCGCCGTACTCGGCCCTGTCCAAGCATGGCGCGACGGCATCGAGCTCGATCTCGGCACCCCGTTGCAACGCTCCATCCTCACGATGCTCCTGCTGCGGGAAGGCCGGGCGGTGACGCCCGCCGAGATGATCGACTCGATCTGGGGCGACGACGCCCCGCCCCGGGCGCTCGGCGCGCTGCGCACCTACGTCTCGCGGTTACGCGCGGTGCTGGAGCCCGACAGGTCACCGCGGGCACGCCCCCAGCTGCTGACCTCCGTGGGCCGGGGCTACGCGCTGCGGCTGGACGGCGATGCGCTCGACCTGGTCCGGTTCGAACGGGGCGTGCGGGAGAGCGAGGCCGCCCGGCGCGAGGGCGATCCGGCACGAGCCGCCGAGAGCCTGCGCGCGAGTCTCCGGCTGTGGAGGGGCGATCCCCTGGCCGGAGCCGTCGGCCCCTACACGGAGCACCAGCGCGGCCGGCTCGCCGAGCGCAGGATGAGCGTGGTGGAGGTCCTGATGGACCTGGACCTGGAGCTGGGCAGGCACGCCGACGTGCTGTCGGAGCTGATCGCGCTGAGCGCCGAGCACCCGCTTCGCGAGCGGTTGCGTGCCCAGCTGATGCTGGCCTACTACCGGTGCGGCCGCAAGGCGGAGGCGCTCGCCGCCTTCGCCGACACCCGCGCCACCCTGGTCGAGGAACTCGGCATCGAACCCGGGCCCGACCTGACGAGTCTGCACCGGCGCATCCTCACCGGTGACCCGTCCCTCACGCCCGCGGCGCTCCCGGCACGGTCCGTGCCCGCACGTGCCCCGGTGCCCGTCCGGGCCGCGACCGGCCGGGCCACCGGACCGGGCACGGCAGGGGGTGCCGGGGTACGCGCGACCGCGGAGGGCACCGGCACGTCCGCGGCCTCCGGGGGGACCACGCCGCCCGAACTGCCCCGCCCCGCCCAGCTCCCGGCCGCGGTGAACGACTTCACCGGCCGCCGCCGGATCGTCACGCGGTTGCGCACCCTGCTGTCCGGCGGCGACGGCACCGAGGGCGTGCCGGTGGCCGCCATATCCGGTATCGGCGGCGTGGGGAAGACCGCCCTGGCGGTCCACGTCGCGCACGCCATGCAGGACTCCTTCCCCGACGGTCAGCTCTACGCCGACCTGCGCGGCTACGGCGCGGAGCCGGCCGCCCCCGAGTCGGTGCTGGCCGCCTTCCTGCGGGGGCTGGGCCTGCCCGCCGACGCCGTCCCGGACGGCCTGGCCGAACGGTCGGCGCTGTTCCGCTCGCTGCTGGCCGACCGGCGCATGCTCGTACTGCTCGACAACGCCCGCGACGCCGCCCAGGTCGGCCATCTGCTGCCCGGCTCGACCGGGTGCGCGGCCGTCGTGACCAGCCGGGGCAAGCTGGCCGATCTGGCCGCGGCCCGGCTGTTCGACCTCGACGTCATGGAGCCGGACGAGGCTCTGGCCCTGTTCGGCACGGTGGCCGGGAACGAGCGGGTGTCCGCGGAGCGCCCCGCCGCCATGGACGCGGTCGCCGCCTGCGGCTTCCTGCCGCTCGCGGTGCGTATCGTGGCCGCGAGGCTGGCCGCGCGGCCGTCGTGGACGGTCGCCTCGCTGGTGCTCCGGCTGGCCGACGAGCGCCGCCGCCTGGACGAGCTGCGGGTGGGCGACCTCGCGGTGGAGGCGACCTTCGCCCTCGGGTACGGGCAGCTCGGCCCGGCACAGGCCCGTGCGTTCCGCCTGCTGTCGTTGCCGGACGGCCCGGACATCTCGGTCGAGGCCGCCGCCGCGTTGCTCGCGCTGGACCCGGTGGAGACCGAGGACGTCCTGGAGTCACTGGTGGACGCCAGCCTGCTGGAGGCCCCGGCTCCCGGCCGCTACCGCTTCCACGACCTGCTCAGGCTCTTCGCCCGCCGCACCGCGGAACGCGCCGAGAACACCGCCGCGGCCGGTGGTGAGGGGGCCGCGGCGTCGCGCCGGTTGCTCGACTTCTACCTGGCGTCCGCGCGTTCGGCGCACCGGCTGGCCTACGAGGGCAGCACGATCGCCGACCGGATCGAGACCACCGCCACCGGCCGCGCCTTCACCTCCGCCGACGAGGCCATGGCCTGGCTGTCGGTGGAGGCCGAGTCGCTGTTCGCCTCCGTCTTCCGGGCGACCTCGGCCGGTGATCCCGGCTGGCTGCTGCCCGGGGCCGATCTGCTGCTCGCCATGGAGCCGCTGCTGGAGTCGGGCAGCCACGTCCGCGAGTTCGAGAGCCGGACCCGCGAGATGCTGGCCGCGGCCCGGCGGCTCGGCTCCGTCTCCGGCGAACTGCGCTGCCGCTACGTGCTGGGCCGGGTGCTGTTCGGCGCCAACCGGCTGGCCGAGGCCGAGGACGAGTTCCGGACCGCGCTGGAGTTGTCCTCGCTCGGTGACCGCGTCGTCGCCGGCGAGTTGCTCAACGCGCTGGCCGTCGTGTCCGGCCGCAGACGCCGTCATGCAGAGGCCCTGGCCTGGTTCGAGGCGGCGCGCGAGGCGTTCCGGGAGACCGGGGCACAGGGCGGCGAGGCGCTGACGCTCAGTTACTCCGCTCGCGACCACCTCTTCCTCGGGCAGGCCGAGGAGGCCATCGCCGCCGCCGAGCAGGGACTGGCCCTGTTCATCGAGATGGGCTCCAGCGCGGGCACCGCCCGTGCCCGCTACCACCTGGGGATGATCCTGTCGCGGGTCGGCCGGCTCAACGAGGCCGTCCACCACCACGCCGAGTGCCTGGCCTTCTTCCGGGCCGGTAACCAGCGGGTGTGGGAGCAGCGGGTCTGCTCCCGGCTGGCCGAGACGTTCATCCACGCGGGCCGCTTCCCTGATGCCACCCGTCACGCGGAGGAGGCGCTGGCCGTGAGCCGTGAGATCGGTCACCCGTACGGCGAGGCGCAGGCGCTGGCGGTGCTAGGCAGGGCGCTCGCCGGTCTCGGCAGCGCCGGGCGTAGCCGGGTCTGCCTGGAACGGGCCCACGGCATCTTCCGCGCGCTCGGGGCCCCCGAGGCCGACGATCTGCGTGCCCTGCTCGACCGGGACCAGACCGGCGACTGA
- a CDS encoding GNAT family N-acetyltransferase, with protein sequence MPAFVTLSGRLVRLEPLSFAVVDDLVAAASEDRSTYAFTRVPNGRDEVASYVEAALAEQAEGRTLPFAIRWLHTDRVVGATRLMNLEYWQGPLPWPPGARGAVGDVPSVADIGYTWLAASAQGTGVNRESKYLMLSLAFETWQVHRITIKADVRNTRSRTAIEALGAHLDGVRRAESRGADDTVRDTAYYSILRAEWPLVRERLHNRMGMVEAA encoded by the coding sequence ATGCCCGCTTTTGTCACCCTGTCCGGGCGCCTCGTGCGCCTGGAACCGCTCAGCTTCGCGGTCGTCGACGACCTCGTTGCCGCGGCGAGTGAGGACCGCTCCACCTACGCCTTCACTCGTGTCCCCAACGGCCGGGACGAGGTGGCCTCCTACGTGGAGGCCGCCCTGGCTGAGCAGGCGGAGGGCCGCACGTTGCCCTTCGCCATCCGGTGGCTCCACACCGACCGTGTGGTCGGTGCCACCCGTCTCATGAACCTGGAGTACTGGCAGGGCCCGTTGCCCTGGCCACCGGGCGCACGTGGGGCGGTGGGCGATGTCCCGTCCGTGGCGGACATCGGTTACACCTGGCTGGCCGCTTCGGCCCAGGGCACGGGTGTCAACCGGGAGAGCAAGTACCTCATGCTCTCGCTCGCCTTCGAGACCTGGCAGGTCCACCGCATCACCATCAAGGCCGACGTACGCAACACGCGATCCCGGACCGCCATCGAGGCCCTCGGCGCACACCTTGACGGTGTGCGGCGGGCGGAGAGCCGAGGCGCCGACGACACGGTCCGAGATACCGCGTACTACTCGATCCTGAGGGCGGAATGGCCGCTCGTCCGAGAACGACTCCATAACCGGATGGGCATGGTCGAAGCAGCTTAA
- a CDS encoding ribonuclease HII: protein MPPSYALERLLNDGGSKLVAGIDEVGRGAWAGPVAVCAVITDLSEPPAGLTDSKLLSPARRAALIPEITAWAAGIGYGEASHEEIDELGMTGALRRAARRALGALPVRPDVVILDGKHDYLGAPWPVRCEIKADLSSVSVAAASVVAKVRRDTHMASLGCEEYGFADNAGYPSPVHQAALAALGPTEHHRLSWSYLDDLPRWRHLKRHRDPRAGEGQLGLFA from the coding sequence GTGCCTCCCTCCTACGCGCTCGAACGCCTGCTGAACGACGGCGGGTCGAAGCTGGTCGCCGGGATCGACGAGGTCGGCCGGGGTGCCTGGGCCGGGCCGGTCGCGGTCTGCGCGGTCATCACCGACCTGTCGGAACCGCCCGCCGGGCTGACCGACTCCAAGCTGCTCAGCCCCGCCCGCCGCGCTGCCCTGATCCCCGAGATCACCGCCTGGGCCGCCGGGATCGGGTACGGCGAGGCCTCACACGAGGAGATCGACGAGCTCGGCATGACCGGCGCCCTGCGCCGAGCCGCCCGCCGGGCGCTCGGCGCGCTGCCGGTCCGGCCCGACGTGGTGATCCTCGACGGCAAGCACGACTATCTGGGAGCGCCGTGGCCGGTGCGGTGTGAGATCAAGGCCGACCTGTCGTCCGTCTCCGTGGCGGCGGCCTCCGTGGTCGCCAAGGTTCGCCGCGACACCCACATGGCGTCGCTGGGATGCGAGGAGTACGGCTTCGCGGACAACGCGGGCTATCCCTCCCCGGTCCACCAGGCGGCCCTGGCCGCGCTCGGCCCTACGGAGCACCACCGCCTGTCCTGGTCCTACCTGGACGACCTGCCCCGCTGGCGCCACCTGAAGAGACACCGCGACCCGCGTGCCGGTGAGGGCCAGCTCGGGCTCTTCGCCTGA